The Vigna radiata var. radiata cultivar VC1973A unplaced genomic scaffold, Vradiata_ver6 scaffold_425, whole genome shotgun sequence genome has a window encoding:
- the LOC106779116 gene encoding NAC domain-containing protein 40 translates to MEGVSREAQMSIAASSMFPGFRFCPTDEELISYYLRKKLDGHEESVQVISEVELCKFEPWDLPAKSFIQSDNEWFFFSPRGRKYPNGSQSKRATECGYWKATGKERNVKSGSNVIGTKRTLVFHLGRAPKGERTEWIMHEYCINDKSQDSLVICRLKRNTEFRLSDHSNRASSSQRHHVNSHESGCAISEGGGIDQRDVCEQDKEVGCSSKRSSSSYGSPSNEQIDSVSESNHRPVNEATLTESSDQAKEVYEEDCYAEILKDDIIKLDESSISAEGHTGAHDPAQMHPAQGTAKRRIRLRVGNSKRSSPAVVGFRSTIMQSSKSTFFAGISNSLVALVFLVFTLIFLVFVGWSQTTEVLSACSGTMSRPMLLVFLLIILIITSQFEWKQQLVADVDSNPTVSQKQHQISKAEETVKEKIILVQEKNIQRLNELVRHLQEQLQQCRGRNGTINGTVSPLAERILELERQQILED, encoded by the exons ATGGAAGGGGTTTCCAGGGAAGCCCAGATGTCGATCGCTGCTTCTTCCATGTTTCCTGGCTTCAGATTCTGCCCCACCGATGAGGAGTTGATTTCTTACTACCTTAGGAAGAAGTTGGATGGCCATGAAGAGAGTGTTCAAGTCATTTCTGAGGTTGAGCTCTGTAAATTCGAGCCTTGGGATTTACCAG CCAAATCGTTCATTCAATCAGATAACGAATGGTTCTTCTTCTCTCCTCGTGGAAGAAAGTACCCAAATGGTTCACAAAGTAAAAGGGCAACTGAATGTGGATATTGGAAGGCCACCGGCAAAGAGCGTAATGTAAAGTCAGGTTCCAACGTTATAGGAACAAAGAGGACTTTGGTGTTTCACTTGGGACGTGCACCTAAAGGGGAGAGGACTGAATGGATTATGCACGAGTACTGCATCAATGACAAGTCTCAG GATTCTTTGGTTATTTGTCGGCTGAAGAGGAACACAGAGTTCCGTTTGAGTGATCATTCGAATAGAGCTTCTTCAAGTCAAAGGCATCACGTGAATTCACACGAAAGTGGTTGTGCCATATCAGAAGGTGGTGGTATAGATCAAAGGGATGTTTGTGAGCAGGACAAAGAGGTGGGATGTAGCTCCAAGAGGAGCAGTAGCAGTTACGGTTCTCCTTCCAATGAGCAGATAGATTCTGTGTCGGAATCCAATCATCGACCAGTTAATGAAGCTACACTGACAGAATCTTCAGATCAAGCAAAG GAGGTGTATGAAGAGGATTGTTATGCAGAGATATTGAAGGATGATATCATAAAACTAGACGAATCATCAATCTCAGCAGAGGGTCACACAGGAGCACATGATCCTGCACAAATGCATCCTGCGCAAGGCACAGCAAAACGGAGAATAAGATTAAGGGTTGGGAATTCAAAGCGTTCTTCTCCTGCAGTGGTTGGTTTCCGAAGCACAATAATGCAGTCGTCAAAGAGTACCTTCTTCGCCGGAATAAGCAACAGTTTGGTGGCACTTGTTTTCTTGGTTTTCACTCTGATATTTTTGGTGTTTGTTGGGTGGAGTCAGACAACTGAAGTGTTAAGCGCTTGT TCAGGAACCATGTCGAGGCCCATGTTGCTTGTCTTCTTGCTGATTATACTTATAATCACCTCGCAGTTCGAGTGGAAGCAGCAGCTTGTGGCCGATGTTGACTCCAACCCCACCGTATCTCAGAAGCAGCATCAAATTTCCAAGGCTGAAGAAACCGTAAAGGAGAAG attattttagttcaagaGAAGAATATTCAAAGATTGAATGAGTTAGTGCGGCATCTCCAGGAACAACTGCAACAGTGTAGAGGACGCAATGGAACTATAAATGGCACTGTAAGCCCTCTAGCTGAGCGAATTCTGGAGCTTGAGCGACAGCAAATTTTAGAGGATTAA